The following are encoded together in the Osmia lignaria lignaria isolate PbOS001 chromosome 13, iyOsmLign1, whole genome shotgun sequence genome:
- the LOC117601833 gene encoding MTOR-associated protein MEAK7 → MGHGTSRSASSANILSADELTLVENLFKSMSRSSGSIKREDIFKHWSSHLDDVLLQFVVRFLCHEPGKRVSTINGENFGRLYVFAVRGSPEERTSLIFNGFSEEEQKHEIPTSAFLQYVQATINSYLKLQKSSGNAHYLTWSSIGCTVNTRRIGMRSRSLCEDLVKHSDSLTIDQIENWFSMAGTFKVIQSHVFQCLFLVSQKKGDKNTSARINDLNLLPICRGLENIPHFPSILGLGDVLFLNLSLPQEVRNEWRFLFSSQVHGESFSTMLGRITMQGATIMILQDTDDHVFGGFASDSWAIGPNFIGNQTSFLFKLEPDILTFSSSGYNNHYQYLNLHQQTMPNGLLMGGQLNYPGLWLDWEYGNGKSSVSCTTFQNYVQLSGKENFKIKHCEVWGVGPIPEVEEDLRDSRSVLDQDSTSKVMLQLAGRKMYSEDLKEVKE, encoded by the coding sequence ATGGGTCATGGTACGAGCCGTTCCGCATCCTCTGCGAATATACTTTCCGCGGACGAGCTGACCTTAGTGGAGAATTTGTTCAAGTCCATGTCCCGTAGTTCTGGTTCCATAAAACGCGAAGACATATTTAAGCACTGGTCATCCCATTTAGACGACGTATTATTGCAATTTGTGGTAAGATTCCTATGTCACGAACCCGGAAAGAGAGTATCTACTATCAATGGAGAGAATTTTGGACGGTTATACGTGTTTGCCGTTCGTGGTAGTCCAGAGGAGAGAACTAGTTTAATTTTCAATGGTTTCTCagaagaggaacagaaacatGAAATACCCACCAGTGCGTTCCTTCAATATGTACAAGCTACTataaattcttatttaaaaCTGCAGAAGAGTTCTGGAAATGCCCATTATCTAACTTGGAGCAGTATTGGCTGTACAGTAAATACCAGGAGAATAGGAATGCGTTCTAGAAGTCTGTGCGAAGATCTGGTTAAGCACAGTGACTCTTTAACCATAGATCAAATTGAAAACTGGTTCTCCATGGCTGGTACGTTCAAGGTGATTCAGTCGCACGTCTTCCAGTGCCTTTTCTTGGTCTCCCAGAAGAAAGGAGACAAGAACACCAGTGCTAGAATAAACGATTTGAACCTTCTACCGATCTGCAGAGGTTTAGAAAATATACCACATTTCCCTAGTATTCTCGGGCTGGGCGACGTTCTATTCTTGAATCTAAGCTTGCCTCAAGAAGTTCGCAACGAATGGAGATTCTTGTTCTCCAGTCAAGTTCATGGAGAATCATTTTCCACTATGCTAGGAAGAATTACTATGCAAGGAGCCACGATCATGATACTTCAAGATACGGACGACCACGTATTCGGTGGTTTCGCTTCAGACAGTTGGGCGATCGGGCCAAATTTCATAGGAAATCAAACTTCTTTTCTCTTCAAATTAGAACCAGACATATTAACGTTTTCCTCGTCCGGTTACAACAATCATTACCAGTATCTGAATCTTCATCAACAAACTATGCCTAACGGTTTGCTGATGGGCGGCCAACTGAATTACCCTGGTCTCTGGCTAGATTGGGAGTACGGGAATGGTAAATCCAGCGTATCGTGTACGACCTTCCAGAACTACGTACAACTCAGTGGCAAAGAGAACTTCAAGATCAAACACTGCGAGGTATGGGGTGTAGGCCCAATTCCAGAGGTAGAAGAAGACTTGCGTGATTCGAGATCGGTTCTGGATCAAGATTCCACCTCGAAAGTTATGTTGCAATTGGCTGGACGAAAGATGTACAGCGAGGATTTGAAGGAGGTGAAAGAGTAG